A stretch of DNA from Pantanalinema sp.:
GCTCTCGATCATGCCGAGGCCCTGGTTGAGCAGCCCCGACAGGACGTCGACCACCCGGCTGACGCCCTTGCCCACCTTGGGCAGGTGCTCGGTGGCGATCTGCTCGGGAAGGCGATCGAGGACCTTGTTGACCTGCTCGAAGGCCGGGGCCAGCTGGTGGGCGATGGACATGGGCGCCTCGGGCGCGGCGGAAGAAGTGCTCGCAGGCTGTGCGGCGGGCGCGGACTGGCCGAGGGCGGCAAGCAAGGTCGCCGCCTCGGTGGCGTTGATCTTGCCCTCCTCGAGCATGGTCAGGACCTTCATGCGTTCGTCGTTCATGGATTCAAATCCTCTAGCTTCGCGATCGCCTCGGCCGCGCTGAGCTCCCCGCGCTCCAAGGAGGCGAGGATCTCGGAACGATTCGGCGAAGCGCTCGGGGGGGTGGTCGGAGTGGTGCGCCCGAGGGCCTCGATGGCGCTCTCCAGGCGGTTGCGGACGGTGGGGTAGCTGACCCCGAGGGCCTTCTCGACCTCGCGGATGTTGCCGCGGCAGGTGACGAAGGTGACGATGAACTCCTGCAGGTCCGAGGGGAGCTGGGCCAGGAGGGGCAGGCCGAACGTGCCGCGGATGCTGGTGTCGCAGCCGGGGCAGGCCAGCTCGGTCACGCGCAGGGCGTCGGAGCACACGGGACAGCGGGAAGGGAACTGGTTCAATTTCATGCTTGAGAATTTAAAGCATGAAATTGAAAAAGTAAAGACCCGTGATCGATCGCAGCAAAAAGCAGGGGCGCCGATGACGGCGCCCCTGCTTTTTCGGGAAGTAGCCTACTCGATGTACTCGCGCAGGCGCTTGTTGCGGTTGGGGTGGCGCAGCTTGCGCAGGGCCTTGGCCTCGATCTGGCGGATGCGCTCGCGGGTGACGCCGAACTGCTGGCCGACCTCCTCGAGGGTGCGGCTGCGGCCGTCGTCCAGGCCGAAGCGCAGGCGCAGGACGTCGCGCTCGCGCGAGCTGAGGGTGCTCAGCACGTCGTTGATGTCCTCGCGCAACAGCTCGTGGGTCACGGCGTTGACCGGGGCCTCGGTCTCGCGGTCCTCGATGAAGTCGCCGAGGCGGGAGTCCTCTTCCTTGCCGATGGGGGTCTCGAGGGAGATGGGCTCCTGGGCGACCTTGATGATCTCGCGGAGCTTCTCGACGGTGACCTCCATCTCCTTGGCGATCTCCTCCTCGCTGGGCTTGCGGCCCAGGTCCTGCGCCAGCTTGCGCGAGACCTTCTTGAGGCGATTGATCGTCTCGACCATGTGCACCGGGATGCGGATGGTGCGGGCCTGGTCGGCGATCGCGCGGGTGATGGCCTGGCGGATCCACCATGTGGCGTAGGTCGAGAACTTGAAGCCCTTCTCGTGGTCGAACTTCTCGACCGCGCGGATCAGACCCAGGTTCCCCTCCTGGATCAGGTCCAGGAAGAGCATGCCGCGCCCGACGTACTTCTTGGCGATCGAGACCACCAGGCGCAAGTTGGCCTCGGCGAGCTTGCGCTTGGCGCGCTCGTTGCCGGCGGCGATCTTGCGGGCGAGCTCGATCTCCTGGGCGGGGCTCAAAAGGGGGATCGAGCCGATCTCGCGCAGGTACATGCGGACGGGATCGTCGGTCGAGACCCCCTTGGGGATCG
This window harbors:
- the rpoD gene encoding RNA polymerase sigma factor RpoD; translation: MANKTESLKDKSHATVDDILEVFPEPEEPHDEAEDLMDQGLEPSEEPSEQGDEPTLDLSIPKGVSTDDPVRMYLREIGSIPLLSPAQEIELARKIAAGNERAKRKLAEANLRLVVSIAKKYVGRGMLFLDLIQEGNLGLIRAVEKFDHEKGFKFSTYATWWIRQAITRAIADQARTIRIPVHMVETINRLKKVSRKLAQDLGRKPSEEEIAKEMEVTVEKLREIIKVAQEPISLETPIGKEEDSRLGDFIEDRETEAPVNAVTHELLREDINDVLSTLSSRERDVLRLRFGLDDGRSRTLEEVGQQFGVTRERIRQIEAKALRKLRHPNRNKRLREYIE
- a CDS encoding DUF2089 domain-containing protein, with amino-acid sequence MKLNQFPSRCPVCSDALRVTELACPGCDTSIRGTFGLPLLAQLPSDLQEFIVTFVTCRGNIREVEKALGVSYPTVRNRLESAIEALGRTTPTTPPSASPNRSEILASLERGELSAAEAIAKLEDLNP